From the Malaclemys terrapin pileata isolate rMalTer1 chromosome 11, rMalTer1.hap1, whole genome shotgun sequence genome, the window GGAATATATGCAAACTGGCTTGCATACAGTGCATGAGAAGAATAGACTGCGGCCCTCTGCtaatgatagatagacagatagatactGGTTAATCTGTACAAGGAGCAGGCTAAAAACTGTAAAGGATTTTATTATCTGCAGCCCTCAAGCTTTAAACGCATTGCAGATAGTTTAAGGTGTCTGGGATCGATCTTGTTAATCACCACAAAACTCAAGGAGACTTTTATGACACGTACAGTTGTTTTCTAAGCAGTTAAACATTAAATGAGAAAATATGACTTTTGCGTTTTAGGAAAAGCACCCCAGTAAATAAAACCTCCCATTGATGGGTCTATGCCGGAATCCCTATACAACAAGCCTCTGCAGTCGATATCTCCAGTAGCACTTTTTATATAGATGCAAATAATATGCCATCAAATTATTCCAAATGTGGAGGTACTTCGAGGGATTTTAAATCGTCTGGTGagtgaaatctaagtacagaatGATGGCAATTTTCCCGAGACATCGAAAGTTCCCACCATGATATTTGAAAGTACGATTTCAGATGTTTGTTTCTTGATTGATTGGAAATATTTGCTCGCCTGGCCATTTAAAAATCAACTGATGGGCACATCTGTGACAAGTAGCAGAGAAAGATAAACCGAACAACTTTCGGAAAGATTAAGGGTCTGTCCTAACCATTTTGACACGCCAGTAAATGAGTGAATTGCTGTGGTATTTCAATGAGTGGGATTATTTAACGTCCTCCGGGCTTCAGAGTTTCTATTTGGATTTTGACTCAGATGACATCAGTCGATTCTGGAGTAGTGTTTCATGTGAAATGTACTCGTTTCCTGCTACATGCCCCCTCTGTCTCTGCACCCATAACGAACTGATGTAAATATACACTGGGCTCTAATGGAGTCCCTCCAAGTATACAGGCATTCTGATGGCTCTCCCGGTACACTTACCAGATGTCTTTAAAATTTgctggggtgtgtttttttcccccttcggGATTAAGTACAGTGAGGTCTCCAGCATTACAGACAGTCTGGTGTGATGCAAAGTGGATTTCCCCCCATCATGGAATCGCTGTAAGAGTTATACCTGGATGAAGATATTCCCTACCGTGCCATAGAGTTAGGAGtctgagaaagaaaaagacagacaGATTTGCAAAGAGTTGGATCGATAAATTCATAAATATCGATTTGCCTTTATCTTCCAATTAAATGTACATGTGAAAAGACTCCCATCACTGGGGTAACAGCACCCATCTAGAGAGATCACTGTCTTGGTTAATGTTTCAAAAGGATGATATcccacccctcagcccccatacacacacacttctgtccTATTGCAGCTGTTAAAACTGAACAGCAAAACATTGGTACATCAGTGGGGATCTGTTCAGTAGATCTGTTTGGCATGTGCACCGGTTAGATTTGTATTTTCCCCGCTTAGGTTCCCGTGGAATCTTTTATATTTTAAtcttagttttaagagagagacagagaaatcaACTTTTGATAACCTTTTAATAACAGAAAATCAGCCCAGTGAAAGACAGTTTTATGCCTGTAGGGGCTACAGCTCATCATTAAATCTTCGTTTTCCTACTAACTAAGCGGATCTGCTGTCCTTTAAAAACATGATTTAATTAGTGCATCTTTTTAAAAGTGGGCTTTTATTTGGACAAACATCGTAAAACCTCCAGCAGGCTCCAGCGATGTAATCAGGCGACCATTTCAAGCCCCCCACTTCTCCTTGAGGACCGACCACATTCAAAACCCCCAAAACTCGCCTTTTATTATCGTAATTACCACGGCCATTATTGTGGGTGGGAAGGTGCACGGAAAATGTGTATTAAGGTTTCAAAAGaccaagatcttttttttttttttgaattctgTTCACCGcgaaaaaggaaacaaactgaagaagggggaggagggaatcccACCGGGCCAACCATCCGCGAGTTATCCCAGCCCCTGTGAAACACACACCGACTcaaccccccagctccagcctgcggagggggaaagggagattTCTCTTTGCACACGCCGAGCAGCGCCCCGAGGCTGCTGCACGGGAAGGGGCGGGCGCAGGGTGGcccccgggcagtgtgaatggCTTTTCACAAGTTAGCCCGGCCGGTCCCCTCGCCCGCCacctccctgaccccaccccgccccttcgGCTGCTGCCCGGAGCCCagcaagggaggggaggggaggcggggccAAGGCcagctcccgccccgccccctccccccgccgccggcCAATGGGCAGCCAGGCGGGCGCCCACGTGAGGCGGGGCAAGGTTCGGAAGCTGGCAACATGTGAATGAGAAGCGGCGAGCGCAATTTAAAGGTGCTGGCGGCGCCCGGAGAGAGCCCCGCGCGCTCCGACCCAGGCCCCCGGCCCGCGCggcagcggcagcggcagcagcGTCTCGCTCACCGCCCAGCGGGGCCCCAGGCGCCGGCGAGGGGATGCCCCCGATGCCCCCCAGCAGCACCGGAGCGGACCCGGCGCTCCCCCTGGCCTGacgcctgctctgccctgcacccccccaagcCAGCGCCGCCGCCCCCAGCCCGCGCGGGCTGCGAGGCGCCTCCTGGCTCTGCCTGCGCGCCGCGGGACTGGCCGCCTGCTCCTGCCTTTCTGCTCCGCCGGCTCCGCTCCCCAGCAGCTATATGAGTGCAGCTTTCCAGCCCTCCCTCATGATGATGCAGCGCCCCTTGGGAAGCAGCACGGCCTTCAGCATAGACTCCCTCATCGGCAgcccgccccagcccagcccgggcCACTTCGTCTACACCGGCTACCCCATGTTCATGCCCTACCGGCCGGTGGTCTTGCCCCcgccgcccccaccccctccgacCCTCCCGCAAGCCTCGCTGCAGCCGGCCCTGCCGCCCTCTCACCCCCACCACCAAATCCCCAGCCTGCCCACCGGCttctgctccagcctggcccaAGGGATGGCGCTCACCTCCACGCTCATGGCCACGCTGCCCAGCACCTTCTCCGCTTCCCCGCAGCACCAGGAGGCGGCCCGGAAGTTTGCCCCCCAAGCTCTCCAGGGCAACTTCGACAAAGGCGAAGGGCTCCAGCAGGAGAGCGAAGAGGGgaaatccttcctgagcaaggAGAGCTCCCTGCTGTCATTCGCCGCCGCAGAAGCCGTGCAGGCTTCCCTGGGTGAGTGGCTACACGCCTTGTTCTGTGCGCGCACTTAGACCAAGTTTCTTCCTCCCTTTCCTTCGCCCCCTTTCAGCGGAGccagggggggaggaagggtgattGTCAGGCGATAAAGACAGATTTTGTTTGGTGTGTGTCCAGCCATACCATAACCATGTAAATTTCACACACGTAGCAATTCCATTCCACTGGGAGAGGTGATCTCCAGATATTTTTTGGCTAGGAAATAAAGCCCTCTCCGCCCCCCAACTCAAATCCTGGGGGAGGTGATGAGCTCCCCACGTTATTTCCAAAGGAATGCACTCGACAAGGGTGGATGAGATCTAACACTGCAAAGCGCAACCTTATCAAACCGAAAACTTAAAATCTATGTCACATGTAATTCCTACCTTCGGTCTAATCGCTATTTAGAACAGCGCTGCCTGTGCTGAAGGAGGCCAGTTTGATCTTACAATTGATTTtaagagggtttaaaaaaaaatcgcaCGCAGGAAAGAGTCTCATCAATGAAATATTTAATCCTCCCATGGAAAAAGATGTTTTCCAAAGAGAACTAATCTCGCTGTAAACACTTTCTTCCCACTGTTCACAGTGCTATCGAAAGAGAAGTTTTAAGTACTTCCCAAACAAATTAAGTTTCCCTTTCTCCGTTTTTTGGAGAGGTAAAGGACCCATCCTCCGTTTTCCTCCCATTGTTACAAAAATATTGGCAAGTGAAATATACATGGCTACCGGTAGGTACATGCAGAGAACTGTCTCTTCAATCTTGAGTTGTGACAGAAGGTAACATTTCATAAATCGGTTTGGTGCGAGGCTATGGGGAATGATGTTCCAACAAATCTATAATGATGAGAAAATATCGGCCGGTGAAGAAGTGTTGAACCGGGCAGTGAGAAATTCAGTCTGAAGGAAACTGCTATGTGTCCCGAAATGTTACTTTGTGTCTGCCAAGATCGGTGTTCTCTTTCCTCCCTATAAGCCCGCTTGCTTTCTTCAAACTCGAATAGAGCTTCCTCCCGTATATAAATACAGAGACCTAAATCGAGGAGGATTTAATTCAGTAGAACTAAAATTTATGCTGGAAAATGTGCTGGTTGAAGCTAAACATCTGCAGAGCTAACCGTGCAAAATGTAACGAAATGCCTTTGGTTTGCTTTCAGTAGGGGCTGtccggggtcagaccaaagatgaTTCCAAAGCGGAAGACGACTCCAAAGGCAAAGAGGAAAGTTTCTCGATGGACAGCGATCTAGATTATAGCTCTGATGACAATATCACAAGCCAAGCCGCTCATAAAGAAGACGACTCTGGCAACGCACTAGAAGAAAACACCCAGAGCACAAATAACTCCAACACCACCACATCCACTGGCAAAAACAGGCGGAGGAGAACAGCCTTTACCAGCGAGCAGCTGCTAGAGTTGGAAAAGGAATTTCATTGCAAAAAGTACCTGTCTCTGACAGAGAGATCCCAGATCGCTCATGCCCTCAAACTCAGTGAAGTGCAGGTCAAAATCTGGTTCCAGAACAGAAGAGCCAAGTGGAAAAGGGTGAAAGCCGGCAATGCCAACTCGAAGACAGGAGAACCCTCCAGAAACCCCAAGATCGTGGTACCCATCCCAGTCCATGTCAGCAGATTTGCCATCAGAAGTCAGCACCAGCAGCTGGAACAAGCCAGACCCTGATACATTTCcactaccccttcccccccatccaaaaGTTTTGATCCATGTTTCGAAATcgggttaaaaacaaacaaacaaactttaatCTGAACCTTTCGACATATCGAGTAAAGCAAGAATCGATTAATAAGAGGcttaaaactgttttgttttggagcGGGAATATCAAACCCTTGAAGAgacataataaatatttattatactGTCCTACTTTGTATATAAAGTGCTGGATCTCCGCTGCAGTGTTTTGACTCCTATGGGACCAAATAACCAGTAACATGAATTTACATTCCAGAAGAAAACCACAACAAAAAACTGCAATGCATATTACTcatcttttggtttgtttttttttatcattttgaaaggtaaaaatgaaacaaaactaagaggtttgttttcccttttttgggttGGCTGAGTGGCAGACAGTTGGGtgaattattttcattattattattattttgcctgGCTTGCTGTCGATTTGGTTGCATCTTCTACTAAGCCATGTTTGAAAAGCACGATCCTCTCTATtgtgtttaatttatttcaaTGTAGCTTTTTCCTGATAAGTtatgaaatttaaaaagaaactcaGTCTTGTGAATAAACAAAATCAAAaacgaaaaagaaaaaaaaaaaacccaactgacTTCTGTACAGAATTTCTTGTGTGAGAGTGGGGGCATTTTCCCTCCTAGGACAGTATCATTTTAGGTCTGGGTCCTCTACTTCTTCAAGGTTTATTGTCAATAGGAAACATTTAGCAAAATACCTAGagttgaactctgggggaaggcaGAGCTTGTCCCCAAGCTGATGTCTGAGTTTATGGAAGCGAATTTCTTCTATAATAAATTGTAAACAAAACGCTGCTGAAAAGGATGTTATAGAAACAGGCTGGCATTGCAGAGCCTAGTCGAGGAGAGAGCTGACCAGAAGGGAATAGGGTAGCCATGCCTGTGATTCTAGGTACCTTGAACTGAAAAGGACCAGACAGATCTGCCCCCTCTCCGTAAATatccaacacacacacccatgcaccAAACTACCTGGAGCTTTAAAACCAGCCAGTACTGAAACGTCTGCAAATGAATTGTTCTGATTTTACTTCTGCTCCAGTCCTGTGGCGTGTCAAACAATGAGAGAGATGCAGGCAGTTTACTCTAGCAAGTGGGACTGACTGTGTATTGTTAGCTAACCTGCCGCGCTGTAGCTGATTAACGCTCTAGGAAATTAACAGGGCCAAGTCAGTATCTATTCGCTGCCTCCGATCTGTCCGATTAGGAGGAAGAAAAACTGCAACCCCGCAAAGTTGTCAGAACTGTGGAGGGTCTTTAGTGATATTTAAAAGCaaatccccctgctcccctccaagTTGTCATGATGCCACACTAATTGGTATGTGAACAATGCAATACTCTGTAACTACATGACAAAAATGACAATATTCCGCTAAAAACTCGGCCAAAATAAACCCATCGCAATGGGGATTTTTTCTTTTCCACATGATCGTGGGATTAGGAGACCAGAACTTGTTTCCCCCCGCCTGGTTATTAAACATATATTTGATCGtatacttccctcctcccctcacccaaagctTGTTTGCTAACAAAAAGACTTCGATGATTAACAATCATTGAACGCAAAATACTACCTTTCCTCCCAcagatatttaaacaaaaacattgtcTCTATAACTCACCTAGAACGCATCTACTGTGGGTATCAGGGACAGAGGCGATCTACAACTAGAAAGACAGGAATTAAAAGCGTGAATTtgctaaataaaattaaaaacaaaccaaaaaagcagCCAACTCCTAACTGGCTGTGAAAGTGGGCAATTACGGAGAGCTGCAAGGAGCAATTTGCTATGCAGATAGCGCTGAGACTTGTAGTTTAAGCTTCAGTGAGTAAATCAAATGTTCCAGAAGGTCAATACCAATATTGACATAATTTATATCAGTTGcacttcatcattttttttttaaatcctggggTTTAAATTGCATTAGAACGGCCTGGAAATGAAGCTTTGTCAGGACTTAGCATCTTGTGTGTGGTTTCCCTTCGAAACTGCCCTCAAAATATTCCAAGTAAGTAGCCTGATCAACATcgatttttccccccttttgcaCGACGGACTATATTATTTATAATGACTGATAAACGGCCTAGACGGgttaaaagagaaagagaggagagGGTCATGAATAGCTAGCCTGCATTTGAATCATGGCCACTGAAAGGACAAGGCCAAATATTTCGGCACCAGCAGATAGTGActggtcctttaaaaaaaatctattgataCAGAGGCTGTGACATGAATCACACCTCATAGAAGACAATTTATAGCCACAGAGGCATTGAAGGAATAAAGTATGACTGTGAGTGGTGTATCACATGGATGTGGGTTGTTTTAGGGGAATCAAGTGCAGAAGAAAAGTCATTGCTATCATGTACCTGTGCTCATTAGGCGAGGGGCTGGTGTGTGTCTGCATGGAATTTTGAGTGGGGGGATTCTATATATAAAACCCACGTGCGGTCCCCATAGAGTTGTCAAAGACAGACTTACTGACACACCCAGGTCAAGCAGAGAAATGTAGGCGCTAACTACACCCCCTGGAGAAGTCAAAAGAAAGTATGGGGTATAGAAAAATGTGTAGCTCCAAGACAAACCCTACATTTTCAATCTAACACCTGATCTCTATGTATTTTTGTAAGCGATGCCAGAAGCACTACAGGGCAATCTTTATTCTACAAAGGGAAGCGCAGGCAGTTGTGGGGCTACCGTGTGTCCCTTCTTAGAACACCCTGAAAATAGAAGCTCAAGTCACTTAAGAAGTTTTCCAGCCGTCCTTAGCTGGGAGGAATGCGGGAATGACGCCAGCGCTTTGGATTGGGGTCAGTTCTAtcgctccagagctgggagggttTCATTTTTAGGAAAGAACAGCTGTTCTTCACCCCTTTTCCgccaagggggctgggaggggagagacacACGCGACAGTAAATACaataaaaggaagcagctgccAAACGCTTAGCAAAGTTACTTACTAatcaagtccccccccccccaataaaataGCTGCAAAGTatgtgagagagaaagggagatcCAGGGCTTGAGGTGCCCTGAAGTGGAAACAGGGACAGAAGAAAAGAAGATAAACAAGTGAGGGGGGTTGATAGCTGTCATCATCACCACTATCATGGCTTTCATTTGGCTGCCTAATGAGTCAGATCACAGGCAGAGAGAAAAATTGTCAATCGCCCAGGCTCTAATGAATTTTTTTGCAAATTGTAATCAAGCCAGGCCGTCTCAGCTCGCTGATTAATGAGACCCAGGAGGCTTGGCCAGCACCTCAGCTTTCTATTCCATCCCGTCCTCCCTGCACTAAATTAACAGCAACTTGTCTGAGCTTCAAATTAACTCCCAATGATTAATTCTGATGGGGGGGCCTGAAGAATCGCTCGTCCTAATAGGCACTGGCCTGTGATGCTGTTTGAAATTAATACGCTTCccctttggctgcctgctttaATCCAAGGTTGGGGTTTGACATCACTATATTTGTTGTTACAATAAATTCCAGTTACATCTGCAGATCAAATCATTACAATGCCTCAGTCACAGAGCAGAAATCGGGGCCCAAGCTCACCAGCCCAAAGTTGGGAGTTTTCTCCAATCCATTCGCAGCTCATCTGGCCCGCTTATTTGACActttattataaaataattttCCAAAAAAGTAAATTTACCACTAATGCTCATACAAACAATCCCTCTAATTTCTTGGTACAATGCTATTCTATTAGATCAGATTCATTCATTTTAAATACACTCCTGGTATTTATAATCATCTCATTAGGAAAATATGGGGGGAGGGTTATTTTGGTAGAAAATACTCTCCACCACTACCACACACCCACACCGAAGCTAAAACAAAGCTCTGAGAAGAGACTAGCTTTGGTTTTTGCTAAGCTAGAGCTGTGCTTAACTGACAAGCAGACTGTGTTTAAACTTAGCAACTTTCATTGCACGGATGTCAGGAAAGCCGGAGAAAGGGCTAACCGGTGTTCCCTTAGAGACATCATTTCAAAGGGAAAGGCACTAACATTGTCCCGGTGATCAGGAAGGGTTGTGTGGTGGGTCTGCTACCACTCGAATCCTTGTATCCAATTTGGGTTTAATACTCCCCTACCCACATACACACCACAGCGATTTCTTTAGTCCTTGAGCCCGCAGGTctggattttttattattattaacatgaCCTCCCATCTCTCCTTGGTGGCGATCTTTAGGTTCCCCATTGACTGCGTTTCCCACTTGTGTTTTTATAGCTTTGATGATCATCATTACATGTTGTATTATTGTAAACTCATCATGCTATTCCCTATATTGCATGCAATTTACCACTACACATATGTCTCTGGGGCAAACACATCTGTTCTAAGAAGCCGAGACACCTCCCCCCCTCCGAAGGGTCAGACCTCTCTTCCATCTTGTTTCTGTTTGTATTGACTTAATTGGTTTAATTATTTCAGCTGTGATTGGCAATACTCAGCATTGTACCTTTTTAACTGCCCCAGGGGTCTGCCAGTGATCTCTGTCAGAAGGATGGAGATTGCTTAGCCATCCTGCAATTTACAAAAGTCCCTTTGTGCTGAAGAATCGAGATAAAAGTAGAACTGTTCGCTTTCCATTGGGAACGCCGGATGAATTTATTATCCCAGACCCCAGCAAaggtggtgtgggaggggagatTATGCTTTCGCAATTAATGTACTATTATCGGTCGCCGATTGTCTTCTcagacctggggggagggggggagggagtaacCCGATTGGCCTTCACCGGACAACGCAATAGGGTGGAGATTTGAAAGAGATCGTTTGCAAATAATCGTGTCGTGAAGCCGGTGGCCAAACAGAAAGGTTAGAGCAGCACCTGAAACCCACGCGAAGCAATGGCACATAAGGGCCCAAACAGGAGTAAAACTGAACCAAGGTTGACATTCTTCTGCCTTTTCCCGAGAACGACCAGTTTGCAAAGTGATCATTGTCCCCTTACGAAATCAGGTGTTTGAAATCaatttcctttaaataaaaaaaaatgaattttatttcaGTGTAACCATTACTTTATCtcgatttaaaaataaactacctGAAAATATCCAAAATCCTCCCCTGTGGCTGAGCTAATATTATAGTGAGGAATATTTCCAGAGAAAGTTTGTGGTTCTCCAGGCAGACTGAGTAATTTGGCCAACCAGCAGTCA encodes:
- the GBX2 gene encoding homeobox protein GBX-2 isoform X1; this translates as MSAAFQPSLMMMQRPLGSSTAFSIDSLIGSPPQPSPGHFVYTGYPMFMPYRPVVLPPPPPPPPTLPQASLQPALPPSHPHHQIPSLPTGFCSSLAQGMALTSTLMATLPSTFSASPQHQEAARKFAPQALQGNFDKGEGLQQESEEGKSFLSKESSLLSFAAAEAVQASLVGAVRGQTKDDSKAEDDSKGKEESFSMDSDLDYSSDDNITSQAAHKEDDSGNALEENTQSTNNSNTTTSTGKNRRRRTAFTSEQLLELEKEFHCKKYLSLTERSQIAHALKLSEVQVKIWFQNRRAKWKRVKAGNANSKTGEPSRNPKIVVPIPVHVSRFAIRSQHQQLEQARP
- the GBX2 gene encoding homeobox protein GBX-2 isoform X2, which produces MSAAFQPSLMMMQRPLGSSTAFSIDSLIGSPPQPSPGHFVYTGYPMFMPYRPVVLPPPPPPPPTLPQASLQPALPPSHPHHQIPSLPTGFCSSLAQGMALTSTLMATLPSTFSASPQHQEAARKFAPQALQGNFDKGEGLQQESEEGKSFLSKESSLLSFAAAEAVQASLGAVRGQTKDDSKAEDDSKGKEESFSMDSDLDYSSDDNITSQAAHKEDDSGNALEENTQSTNNSNTTTSTGKNRRRRTAFTSEQLLELEKEFHCKKYLSLTERSQIAHALKLSEVQVKIWFQNRRAKWKRVKAGNANSKTGEPSRNPKIVVPIPVHVSRFAIRSQHQQLEQARP